In the genome of Parus major isolate Abel chromosome 2, Parus_major1.1, whole genome shotgun sequence, one region contains:
- the MTDH gene encoding protein LYRIC isoform X1 codes for MAAGSWQEVAARWAEEAAAPVRDALSGGLGLLRAELGLELGLDPQALPTWLALAVPAALGFVLLGLLLAAACGGGLRKKPARSAAVRKGDEAVGAGLTAGGGQGKAAGPGPGQLNLKGDEQKKRTRKKLPEKAARPNGRSFLDVSEDEVIQTVRKDNIKQPVDTEKKNEKSKKKKKSKGDSKTVQDSSRQDGKEVDEGAWETKISNREKRQQRKRDKVLNDGGSGESNLQGVENTVTVSIEQLMPTSSLPVGLRKNKGDVLLNAQINSSKPAKGESSVPQVSPGLSESHTVNGGSWNEKSVKISSQIGVGEEKWTSVPSTAAGKRKTETLAWGQDTGDANGNGKDWGVSLVGRPWKERSLFTPIAAWNVDARINTSEQNTTSFSSFGLTPGVSGSNSESVSQAGTSDFQWDLSHAQPPVDDEWSGLNGLSSADPSSDWNAPAEEWGNWVDEEKIASVPQREERSDTQKISDNNEREKAEPILQSSASGKSKKKKKKKKKQGEEANSPAQDAEELDREAGEQFQADTSKVQAQQERAFSLKTISTSEPAKSEEAPSLAVSTEPSVIVSESNSDKIASQVPQMLQETDASSPNIKQNSVPPPQTKSEESWESPKQVKKKKKARRET; via the exons ATGGCTGCGGGAAGCTGGCAGGAGGTGGCGGCCCGGTGGGCTGAGGAGGCGGCGGCCCCGGTGCGGGACGCCTTGTCGGGGGGGCTCGGGCTGCTGCGTGCCGAACTGGGCCTCGAACTGGGCCTCGACCCGCAGGCGCTGCCCACCTGGCTCGCCCTGGCGGTCCCGGCCGCGCTGGGGTTcgtgctgctggggctgctgctggccgcGGCCTGCGGGGGCGGCCTCCGCAAGAAGCCGGCGCGGAGCGCGGCCGTGAGGAAGGGTGACGAGGCCGTCGGCGCGGGCCTGACGGCCGGCGGGGGCCAGGGTAAGGCGGCGGGCCCGGGCCCCGGGCAACTGAACCTCAAAGGCGACGAACAGAAGAAACGAACCAGGAAGAAGCTGCCGGAGAAAGCGGCGCGG CCTAATGGACGGTCTTTCCTTGATGTATCTGAAGATGAAGTAATACAAACTGTCCGTAAGGACAATATAAAGCAGCCTGTGgacacagaaaagaagaatgaaaag tcaaagaaaaaaaagaaatcaaagggaGATTCCAAAACGGTTCAGGATTCATCTCGTCAAGATGGAAAGGAAGTTGATGAAG GAGCTtgggaaacaaaaatcagtaaCAGAGAGAAGCGTCAGCAGCGTAAGCGAGACAAAGTGCTGAATGATGGTGGCTCAGGAGAATCAAATCTCCAGGGTGTAGAAAACACAGTTACTGTATCCATTGAACAGCTGATGCCTACATCATCACTTCCAGTTGgtctcagaaaaaataaag GTGATGTACTTTTGAATGCACAGATTAACAGTTCTAAACCTGCAAAGGGGGAGTCATCAGTTCCACAAG TTTCTCCCGGATTGAGTGAAAGCCATACAGTAAATGGAGGAAGCTGGAATGAGAAGTCTGTAAAAATCTCCTCACAGATTGGTGTAGGGGAGGAGAAATGGACATCTGTTCCTTCaactgcagctgggaagaggaagaCTGAGACATTGGCTTGGGGCCAAGACACTGGAGATGCtaatggaaatggaaaggacTGGGGTGTAAGCCtggtgggcaggccctggaaAGAGCGTTCTTTGTTCACTCCTATTG CTGCTTGGAATGTGGATGCAAGGATTAATACCTCTGAACAGAATACtacttctttctcttcatttggATTAACTCCTGGAGTTTCTG gtTCCAACAGTGAATCAGTTTCTCAGGCTGGTACTTCTGATTTTCAGTGGGATTTAAGTCATGCTCAACCCCCTGTTGATGACGAATGGTCTGGGTTAA ATGGACTTTCTTCAGCTGATCCAAGCTCTGATTGGAATGCACCAGCAGAAGAGTGGGGAAACTGGgtagatgaagaaaaaattgcttctgttCCTCAGCGTGAAGAGAGATCTGATACTCAGAAG ATCTCAGATaataatgaaagagaaaaagcgGAGCCAATTCTTCAGAGTTCTGCAAGTGGCAAatccaagaaaaagaagaagaaaaagaagaagcaggGTGAAGAAGCTAACTCTCCTGCACAG GATGCTGAAGAACTGGATAGAGAAGCTGGAGAGCAATTTCAGGCGGATACCTCAAAAGTTcaagcacagcaggaaagagctttttctttgaAGACCATAAGTACTAGTGAACCAGCTAAG TCTGAGGAGGCTCCTTCACTTGCTGTTTCTACTGAGCCATCTGTAATTGTATCAGAGAGCAATTCTGACAAGATCGCTTCCCAAGTGCCACAGATGCTGCAAGAGACAGATGCTTCTAGTCCCAATATTAAGCAAAACAGTGTGCCTCCTCCGCAGA caaAGTCTGAAGAAAGCTGGGAATCTCCCAAACAagttaaaaagaagaaaaaagcaagaagggAAACGTGA
- the MTDH gene encoding protein LYRIC isoform X2, with product MAAGSWQEVAARWAEEAAAPVRDALSGGLGLLRAELGLELGLDPQALPTWLALAVPAALGFVLLGLLLAAACGGGLRKKPARSAAVRKGDEAVGAGLTAGGGQGKAAGPGPGQLNLKGDEQKKRTRKKLPEKAARPNGRSFLDVSEDEVIQTVRKDNIKQPVDTEKKNEKSKKKKKSKGDSKTVQDSSRQDGKEVDEGAWETKISNREKRQQRKRDKVLNDGGSGESNLQGVENTVTVSIEQLMPTSSLPVGLRKNKGDVLLNAQINSSKPAKGESSVPQVSPGLSESHTVNGGSWNEKSVKISSQIGVGEEKWTSVPSTAAGKRKTETLAWGQDTGDANGNGKDWGVSLVGRPWKERSLFTPIAAWNVDARINTSEQNTTSFSSFGLTPGVSGSNSESVSQAGTSDFQWDLSHAQPPVDDEWSGLNGLSSADPSSDWNAPAEEWGNWVDEEKIASVPQREERSDTQKISDNNEREKAEPILQSSASGKSKKKKKKKKKQGEEANSPAQSEEAPSLAVSTEPSVIVSESNSDKIASQVPQMLQETDASSPNIKQNSVPPPQTKSEESWESPKQVKKKKKARRET from the exons ATGGCTGCGGGAAGCTGGCAGGAGGTGGCGGCCCGGTGGGCTGAGGAGGCGGCGGCCCCGGTGCGGGACGCCTTGTCGGGGGGGCTCGGGCTGCTGCGTGCCGAACTGGGCCTCGAACTGGGCCTCGACCCGCAGGCGCTGCCCACCTGGCTCGCCCTGGCGGTCCCGGCCGCGCTGGGGTTcgtgctgctggggctgctgctggccgcGGCCTGCGGGGGCGGCCTCCGCAAGAAGCCGGCGCGGAGCGCGGCCGTGAGGAAGGGTGACGAGGCCGTCGGCGCGGGCCTGACGGCCGGCGGGGGCCAGGGTAAGGCGGCGGGCCCGGGCCCCGGGCAACTGAACCTCAAAGGCGACGAACAGAAGAAACGAACCAGGAAGAAGCTGCCGGAGAAAGCGGCGCGG CCTAATGGACGGTCTTTCCTTGATGTATCTGAAGATGAAGTAATACAAACTGTCCGTAAGGACAATATAAAGCAGCCTGTGgacacagaaaagaagaatgaaaag tcaaagaaaaaaaagaaatcaaagggaGATTCCAAAACGGTTCAGGATTCATCTCGTCAAGATGGAAAGGAAGTTGATGAAG GAGCTtgggaaacaaaaatcagtaaCAGAGAGAAGCGTCAGCAGCGTAAGCGAGACAAAGTGCTGAATGATGGTGGCTCAGGAGAATCAAATCTCCAGGGTGTAGAAAACACAGTTACTGTATCCATTGAACAGCTGATGCCTACATCATCACTTCCAGTTGgtctcagaaaaaataaag GTGATGTACTTTTGAATGCACAGATTAACAGTTCTAAACCTGCAAAGGGGGAGTCATCAGTTCCACAAG TTTCTCCCGGATTGAGTGAAAGCCATACAGTAAATGGAGGAAGCTGGAATGAGAAGTCTGTAAAAATCTCCTCACAGATTGGTGTAGGGGAGGAGAAATGGACATCTGTTCCTTCaactgcagctgggaagaggaagaCTGAGACATTGGCTTGGGGCCAAGACACTGGAGATGCtaatggaaatggaaaggacTGGGGTGTAAGCCtggtgggcaggccctggaaAGAGCGTTCTTTGTTCACTCCTATTG CTGCTTGGAATGTGGATGCAAGGATTAATACCTCTGAACAGAATACtacttctttctcttcatttggATTAACTCCTGGAGTTTCTG gtTCCAACAGTGAATCAGTTTCTCAGGCTGGTACTTCTGATTTTCAGTGGGATTTAAGTCATGCTCAACCCCCTGTTGATGACGAATGGTCTGGGTTAA ATGGACTTTCTTCAGCTGATCCAAGCTCTGATTGGAATGCACCAGCAGAAGAGTGGGGAAACTGGgtagatgaagaaaaaattgcttctgttCCTCAGCGTGAAGAGAGATCTGATACTCAGAAG ATCTCAGATaataatgaaagagaaaaagcgGAGCCAATTCTTCAGAGTTCTGCAAGTGGCAAatccaagaaaaagaagaagaaaaagaagaagcaggGTGAAGAAGCTAACTCTCCTGCACAG TCTGAGGAGGCTCCTTCACTTGCTGTTTCTACTGAGCCATCTGTAATTGTATCAGAGAGCAATTCTGACAAGATCGCTTCCCAAGTGCCACAGATGCTGCAAGAGACAGATGCTTCTAGTCCCAATATTAAGCAAAACAGTGTGCCTCCTCCGCAGA caaAGTCTGAAGAAAGCTGGGAATCTCCCAAACAagttaaaaagaagaaaaaagcaagaagggAAACGTGA